Proteins encoded in a region of the Cydia splendana chromosome 19, ilCydSple1.2, whole genome shotgun sequence genome:
- the LOC134800224 gene encoding transcription initiation protein SPT3 homolog, which yields MVSYFTIDATGEGTNFQKEISNMMHGFGDNPNPNAATVVLVENVVLQQLRTMLQEAWALCNARGGKAISNYDIIYLMRKNVIKLKRLHDYQIKLDTLDKGRQVPSGTTAETLNSLMLEDDIDPQNRKRRTHIDIIKEVDEFDEVSQIKFDTIDYLRKVRAAKLTESMSFEKYEAYHKARCSSFRSGNQLVKGYAKLERWINPNKELKITMFALEVLCFIAYETVAEIVDAVFLIRQDAKKKNGDPFSKYEGGHFCNPLSLNNAVYIKSGYEGVPAITVAEVREALRRYFSPSTGMNGLFYRNMSLDLPTRYLIL from the coding sequence atGGTGTCCTATTTCACAATCGACGCTACCGGCGAGGGGACAAATTTTCAAAAAGAAATTTCGAACATGATGCACGGATTCGGAGACAATCCCAACCCGAACGCTGCCACCGTGGTTCTTGTCGAAAACGTAGTTTTACAACAGCTCCGGACTATGTTACAAGAGGCTTGGGCGCTATGCAATGCAAGAGGTGGGAAGGCTATTTCTAACtacgatattatttatttaatgcggaaaaatgtaataaaattgaaacgCTTGCATGACTACCAAATTAAGTTAGACACGTTAGATAAAGGCAGGCAAGTTCCTTCAGGGACGACAGCGGAGACTCTCAACTCATTAATGTTAGAAGATGATATCGATCCTCAAAACAGAAAAAGACGGACACACATAGACATAATAAAAGAAGTAGATGAGTTTGATGAAGTTAGCCAAATCAAGTTTGACACAATAGACTATTTAAGAAAAGTGAGAGCTGCGAAATTGACTGAGTCAATGTCCTTCGAGAAATATGAAGCATACCATAAAGCAAGATGTAGTTCTTTTCGGTCCGGGAATCAATTGGTCAAAGGCTACGCTAAATTAGAACGGTGGATAAACCCGAACAAAGAATTGAAGATTACAATGTTCGCACTTGAAGTATTATGTTTCATAGCATATGAAACGGTAGCAGAAATAGTAGATGCAGTATTTCTGATAAGGCAAGATGCTAAAAAGAAGAATGGTGATCCGTTCAGTAAGTATGAAGGCGGGCATTTCTGTAACCCGTTAAGCTTAAACAATGCAGTTTACATCAAATCTGGGTATGAGGGAGTGCCGGCTATTACAGTGGCAGAAGTCAGAGAAGCATTGAGAAGATATTTCTCACCAAGTACTGGCATGAATGGGTTATTTTATAGAAATATGTCATTAGATTTACCTACAAGATATCTcatattgtaa
- the LOC134800253 gene encoding iron-sulfur cluster co-chaperone protein HscB, translating into MNIIRLLPLKGNLTLCQTRYLSCWSCGQDIKQLVENLFCSNCKSLQQPPKENYFKILGVSETYDQNENELAKKFKELQKYLHPDKFGNKPKEEQEISENYSSLVNESYNTLLNPLTRGIYMLRLSGKEIPEETEVKDQAFLMMIMEKNEEVENAETEEEIMKLNKENKELMNQLQKQVSQAFNDGDLKLVLKLLSQMKYYTSIDQQIRNLIRSKGIIR; encoded by the exons ATGAATATAATACGATTGTTACCTCTTAAAGGCAACTTAACATTGTGCCAAACTCGTTACTTATCCTGTTGGTCATGCGGTCAAGACATAAAACAGCTAGTAGAAAATTTGTTTTGCTCAAATTGTAAATCGCTTCAACAGCCTCCGAAAGAAAACTACTTCAAGATCTTGGGAGTGTCTGAAACGTATgatcaaaatgaaaatgaactGGCTAAGAAGTTCAAAGAACTGCAGAAATACTTGCATCCAGATAAATTTGGAAACAA ACCAAAAGAGGAGCAAGAGATATCGGAAAACTACTCTTCATTAGTAAATGAATCATACAACACCCTCCTGAATCCACTGACTAGAG GAATCTACATGTTACGGCTTAGCGGAAAGGAAATACCAGAGGAGACCGAAGTAAAAGACCAAGCGTTCCTCATGATGATTATGGAGAAAAATGAAGAAGTGGAGAACGCTGAGACAGAGGAGGAAATAATGAAACTCAACAAGGAAAATAAAGAACTAATGAATCAATTGCAAAAACAAGTTTCACAGGCGTTCAATGATGGAGATCTAAAATTGGTTCTTAAACTTTTAAGTCAAATGAAATATTATACTAGTATAGACCAGCAAATACGAAACCTGATTAGAAGTAAAGGAATTATtagataa
- the LOC134800246 gene encoding trypsin, alkaline A-like, which translates to MCETKYVLVVLLALIGYNKVCTQYHLRVVGGATTTIERYPIVAQLLLDVWGRREFVQHCAGVILTSRHVISCAHCYQYSVGTGLNYTLPKYWKIRVGSSFRSEGGVLHKIKTIIIHRDFNKYYYTNDIAVLVVSRPFTFGPGVRQGTIAKLGNEIRTNSSCTVIGWGATESTGMLSEQLRYATVYTVDHRLCVYRYNNIMAKISDSMLCTGHLDVGGIDGCFGDSGGPLLYKGVVVGLVSFGFACGHAYYPGVYTKTSSYTDWILKTIATYK; encoded by the exons ATGTGTGAAACCAAATACGTGTTAGTGGTGCTTTTGGCGTTGATTGGCTACAATAAAG TCTGCACCCAATACCACCTCCGCGTAGTCGGTGGCGCCACCACGACTATAGAGCGGTATCCAATCGTGGCTCAACTCCTGCTGGATGTGTGGGGCCGCCGCGAGTTCGTCCAGCATTGCGCAGGAGTTATTTTaacgtcacgtcacgttataTCATGCGCCCATTGTTATCAATATAGCGTTGGTACGGGCCTCAA TTACACACTCCCAAAATACTGGAAGATTCGCGTTGGCTCATCCTTCCGCAGCGAAGGCGGGGTACTCCACAAAATCAAAACCATCATCATCCACCGCGACTTCAACAAGTATTACTACACCAACGACATTGCAGTGCTGGTTGTCTCCAGGCCTTTTACCTTTGGGCCTGGAGTCAGACAAGGCACTATTGCGAAACTCGGAAATGAGATCAGGACGAATTCTTCGTGTACCGTTATTGGATGGGGAGCAACGGAG AGCACTGGAATGCTGTCAGAACAGCTACGTTACGCCACAGTTTACACAGTTGATCACAGACTTTGCGTCTATCGATACAATAACATTATGGCCAAAATATCAGACTCCATGCTCTGCACCGGACATCTGGACGTGGGCGGCATAGACGGGTGTTTTGGAGACTCAGGAGGCCCTTTGTTGTACAAAGGAGTGGTCGTTGGATTGGTCTCATTTGGATTCGCGTGCGGACATGCGTACTATCCAGGAGTTTATACTAAAACATCCAGTTACACAGATTGGATTCTTAAAACAATTGCTacttataagtaa